A part of Olleya sp. Bg11-27 genomic DNA contains:
- a CDS encoding GEVED domain-containing protein, with protein MKSNFNKFHIKPAVFLLFIFALKQSYSQCTPVNIGSNNQYYISNVSIESINNASNSSAANYEYYSTPTVDLLNGFTYPMVVDFATGSYNTSGLAVWIDFNHDGDFEDAGEQIYSGTMTPTVNTGSHSFSLTIPVSATVGVTRMRLSLRHNGVSSGPCTNDYQAGEFEDYNVNIGSSSAPPTAVCQNLTVSLDSNGNASIVPSDIDNGSSDDNAIATYALDLDTFDCSYIGDNAVILTVTDGDGQTDTCTSTVTVNSYSGALIAPTLADVTASCSYTVPTPADLSYGCVAVTPVFDSSTSGSTTFTNDGTITWLYDDGAGNADTVTQNVYINLVAPSNILVSSITQTSATIVWDDALGDQTYSVRYKESGDLLWTTIAVTTNTLNLTGLTDLTNYDVEVATVCGINTSNYSATYNFTTLPVNNACVPTSNSNGQYYITNVYVSGENLTEINNTSGDDGGYGDYTATPSVDLTRGQNYSVELSVSNNAASNNNSGWAVYIDLNGDGDLVNGEMVWNSSGQDNSLSNTDNTFDPATITIPATAVLGKVLMRVGTRRYWHASNPCGNTDGQPEEFEDYIVDIKSDATAQEIDVYGNSVNIISGTTVTTADNYTYFGVYDINSGVTTRTFVIENSGVADLVLQAPYVNITGSTTFSVASQPTLTTLIPGESTTFLIAFNPDSIATFTAGVSVLSNDLDENPFVFTVQGEGAQTFPDTDGDGVPDNIDIDDDNDGLSDAYESASCTSYPNASTTDVVFLNETFGAGTNRIQINGNYAGATTTYCYEDGSGSCPSTYDSTSVNDGDYTVHHTVTNNNGVTEGIDVDVSAWAEDYWYAGADHTLGDVNGRMAIFNAAADPGVFYSQEISGVTIGVPIQFGFYAINLDRTDAPSVSGRPKPEVSITIYDNLGNQIATESSGLINPTSPAGDWVEVSASFTSSVSQFTVVLTNSQSGGSGNDLAIDDIFVKQTFCDLDGDGVADLIDLDNDNDGIPNVVELGYVDDNFDATVYNDVTNTWIDANGNGMHDVYEGLIALDSDGDGIPNHMDLDSDNDGIFDSVEYNGLGDIDIDGDGVGDGTDYQDTIVNNTTDDPDGDGILPSVDDNDTDVDGISDTDHGTFNYDVPLDTDGDGVPDYLDIDSNDAANDVSNGSDISNTIYSQLDTNNDGVVDGNIDVDLDGILDAFDSDNSIFGSPRDLENSYSLFFDGRNDYVEDATVLPNGNATLMAWVKSEGSNTLNTNRIVAGQTNFYLLVNSADNTVSVVLNGSVVLTSTDVVVNGVWAHITATTNGSGTVLYINGQAQGSPAGSGGMSNDTSNFTIGRLANNDSNYFHGEIDEVRVFNISLTEEEVQRTVYQELDENQNFNQGKIIPKDISGNSIGANLVRYYKMDGYKGDITDNKVTPGIDQITGAKLYNIKNIYFQTAPLPYKTIQDGPWTTVANWEHGDVWDIDVVANNKDWSIVQIDNNISTVASHTNLGLVVKDAQTFTVTDDNYINNTWYLEINGTIDLLEDSQIIQTTQSDLVTDNDGNIFRRQEGLANKYRYNYWGSPVGKTQATSISDNNLSTNTSNSAFNLSLLKDNVFTPMEFTTSYDELGKISTYWTYIYQSGVSYYSWVNIGAAYDVPSGFGYIHKGTGIGTTDFQYIFDGKPNNGTIIVSATDTGGAGSVGGTSRTTSLLGNPYPSALGVGAFINDNSAVIGGELYLWEQWGGDSHVLNQYQGGYATVNLTAGIRAYQFVGLNGDTTGGIAGVKTPESYLSVGQGFIVEVLNDGDIEFNNSQRVFKKEALGESVFFRQSQVENQMASITDENPIKKIRLQLTTANDLGREIVMGFNSATNDDFDYGFDAKAYETFPNDLTMTLDNNPMVIQSYADITADKVVALNFEADGSGMYSIQAIEFVDFPTDQEVFLRDNFNNIYYDLTSDQAYSFASEAGVFADRFDVVFQSAETLSTDGFEMDIDNVSVFYLDTQDLLFVKGLNVTVKGLKLYNTLGQQVYNSTSVTNQLLENGLSLTNLSTGLYVVSITMENNQTLEKKIILK; from the coding sequence ATGAAATCAAATTTTAATAAGTTTCACATAAAACCTGCGGTGTTTTTATTGTTTATTTTCGCATTAAAGCAGTCTTATTCTCAGTGCACACCTGTTAATATCGGTAGTAATAATCAATATTATATTTCAAATGTTTCGATTGAAAGTATTAATAATGCTTCTAATTCTTCCGCAGCCAATTATGAGTATTACAGCACTCCAACGGTAGATTTACTTAATGGATTTACATATCCTATGGTTGTAGATTTTGCAACGGGATCGTATAACACTTCGGGTTTAGCAGTTTGGATAGATTTTAATCATGATGGTGATTTTGAGGATGCGGGTGAACAGATTTATTCTGGAACAATGACTCCAACAGTAAATACAGGATCTCATTCTTTTTCTTTAACTATACCGGTATCTGCAACAGTTGGGGTTACAAGAATGAGACTGTCGTTGAGACATAATGGTGTGTCTTCGGGCCCATGTACAAATGATTATCAAGCTGGAGAATTTGAAGATTATAATGTCAATATTGGGTCATCATCAGCCCCACCAACAGCAGTTTGTCAGAACTTAACGGTATCTTTAGATAGCAATGGTAATGCTAGTATTGTGCCTTCAGATATTGATAATGGATCAAGTGATGATAATGCTATAGCGACATATGCTTTAGATTTAGATACGTTTGATTGTTCATATATAGGTGATAATGCGGTTATATTAACAGTAACAGATGGAGACGGACAAACAGATACTTGTACTTCCACTGTTACAGTAAATAGTTATTCAGGAGCGTTGATAGCGCCAACATTGGCAGATGTTACTGCGTCTTGTAGTTATACAGTACCTACACCAGCAGACTTGTCATATGGTTGTGTAGCGGTTACACCTGTTTTTGATAGTTCAACTTCGGGATCAACAACTTTTACAAATGATGGTACAATAACTTGGTTGTATGATGATGGAGCGGGAAATGCAGATACAGTAACCCAAAATGTATATATCAATTTAGTTGCACCTTCAAATATTTTGGTGTCTTCAATAACGCAAACATCGGCAACAATAGTTTGGGATGATGCTTTAGGTGACCAAACTTATAGTGTTAGATATAAAGAGTCAGGTGATTTGTTATGGACAACAATTGCGGTAACAACTAATACTTTAAATCTTACGGGTTTAACAGATTTAACAAATTATGATGTAGAGGTAGCAACGGTATGTGGTATTAATACATCTAATTATTCTGCAACCTATAATTTTACAACGTTACCTGTAAATAATGCATGTGTACCAACTAGTAACTCTAATGGGCAATATTATATTACAAATGTATATGTGTCAGGGGAAAACTTAACCGAAATAAATAATACCTCTGGGGATGATGGTGGTTATGGTGATTATACAGCAACACCAAGTGTCGATTTGACACGAGGTCAAAACTACTCCGTTGAACTTTCAGTATCTAATAATGCAGCCTCTAATAATAATTCAGGTTGGGCTGTATATATTGACTTAAATGGCGATGGAGATTTAGTTAATGGTGAAATGGTTTGGAATAGTTCAGGTCAAGATAATTCTTTATCAAATACTGATAATACATTTGACCCAGCGACAATAACAATTCCTGCAACTGCAGTTTTAGGTAAAGTACTTATGCGAGTAGGGACTAGAAGGTATTGGCATGCATCTAATCCGTGTGGAAATACTGATGGACAACCTGAAGAGTTTGAAGATTATATAGTAGATATTAAAAGTGACGCTACAGCACAGGAGATTGATGTCTATGGAAATAGTGTTAATATTATTTCAGGGACAACAGTAACCACTGCTGATAATTACACCTATTTTGGTGTTTATGATATTAATTCTGGAGTAACAACCAGGACTTTCGTTATTGAAAATTCAGGTGTGGCAGATTTAGTATTACAAGCTCCTTATGTTAATATTACGGGTTCAACAACCTTTAGTGTGGCTAGTCAGCCGACATTAACGACGCTAATACCTGGGGAGTCTACAACATTTTTAATAGCTTTTAATCCAGATTCAATTGCCACATTTACAGCTGGAGTGTCCGTTTTATCTAATGATCTTGACGAGAATCCTTTTGTATTTACAGTGCAAGGTGAAGGCGCTCAAACATTTCCTGACACAGATGGAGATGGGGTTCCAGATAATATTGACATAGATGATGATAATGATGGGTTATCTGATGCTTATGAGTCTGCGTCATGCACTAGTTATCCAAATGCATCAACGACTGATGTTGTCTTTTTAAATGAAACTTTTGGTGCAGGTACAAATCGTATTCAAATTAATGGTAATTATGCAGGAGCGACAACTACTTATTGTTACGAAGATGGTAGTGGCTCATGTCCGTCAACCTATGATTCAACAAGTGTAAATGATGGTGATTATACTGTGCATCACACCGTAACTAATAATAATGGCGTTACTGAAGGTATAGATGTTGATGTTTCGGCTTGGGCTGAAGATTATTGGTATGCGGGAGCGGATCATACTTTAGGGGATGTCAATGGTAGAATGGCTATTTTTAATGCAGCTGCAGATCCAGGTGTTTTTTATAGTCAAGAAATTTCAGGCGTTACTATAGGTGTTCCAATTCAATTTGGTTTTTACGCTATTAATTTAGATCGTACAGATGCTCCTAGTGTTAGTGGAAGGCCTAAGCCAGAGGTGTCAATAACTATTTATGATAACTTAGGAAATCAAATAGCAACAGAATCCTCGGGATTAATTAACCCAACAAGCCCAGCCGGAGATTGGGTAGAGGTCTCGGCAAGCTTTACTAGCTCTGTTTCTCAATTTACTGTCGTTTTAACAAACTCTCAATCAGGTGGGTCAGGTAATGATTTAGCGATTGATGATATTTTTGTTAAACAAACATTTTGTGATTTAGATGGAGATGGAGTTGCAGACCTTATAGATTTAGATAACGATAACGACGGTATACCTAATGTCGTTGAGTTAGGCTATGTTGATGATAATTTTGATGCTACAGTATATAATGATGTTACAAATACATGGATAGATGCTAACGGAAATGGGATGCATGATGTTTATGAAGGTTTGATTGCGCTAGATAGTGATGGGGACGGAATACCAAATCATATGGATTTAGATAGTGATAATGACGGTATTTTTGATAGTGTGGAATATAATGGTTTAGGAGATATTGATATTGATGGAGATGGTGTTGGAGATGGGACAGATTATCAAGACACAATAGTTAATAATACTACGGATGATCCAGATGGCGATGGTATTTTGCCATCTGTGGATGATAATGATACAGATGTTGATGGTATTTCAGATACAGATCATGGAACATTTAATTATGATGTTCCTTTAGATACAGATGGAGATGGTGTTCCTGACTATTTAGATATAGATAGTAATGATGCTGCTAATGATGTTTCAAATGGAAGCGATATTAGTAATACAATATATTCTCAATTAGATACTAATAACGATGGAGTTGTTGATGGTAATATAGATGTAGATTTGGATGGTATTTTAGATGCATTCGATTCTGATAATTCCATTTTCGGTTCACCAAGGGATTTAGAAAATTCTTACAGCTTGTTTTTTGATGGGCGCAATGACTATGTGGAAGATGCTACTGTGTTGCCAAACGGAAACGCTACACTTATGGCTTGGGTAAAGTCAGAAGGGAGTAATACTTTGAATACAAATAGAATTGTTGCAGGGCAAACTAATTTTTATTTACTGGTTAATAGTGCTGATAATACAGTGTCGGTGGTCTTAAATGGTAGCGTGGTATTGACTTCTACAGATGTGGTGGTTAATGGTGTTTGGGCACATATTACGGCAACAACTAATGGTTCGGGAACAGTGTTGTATATTAATGGACAAGCACAAGGTAGTCCAGCTGGTTCAGGAGGAATGTCTAATGACACGTCTAATTTTACAATAGGAAGGCTTGCTAATAATGATTCAAATTATTTTCATGGGGAAATAGATGAGGTTAGAGTATTCAATATTAGTTTGACAGAAGAAGAAGTGCAAAGAACCGTATATCAAGAGTTAGATGAAAATCAAAACTTTAACCAAGGGAAAATAATACCTAAGGATATCTCGGGGAATTCGATCGGGGCAAATTTAGTGCGTTATTATAAAATGGACGGATATAAGGGAGATATTACGGATAACAAAGTAACACCTGGAATAGATCAAATAACAGGCGCTAAGTTATATAATATTAAAAATATTTATTTTCAAACAGCACCTTTGCCATATAAAACCATACAAGATGGTCCTTGGACTACAGTCGCTAATTGGGAACATGGCGATGTGTGGGATATTGATGTAGTTGCAAATAATAAAGATTGGAGTATTGTCCAGATAGATAACAATATATCTACGGTAGCGTCACATACAAATTTAGGGTTGGTAGTAAAAGATGCTCAAACTTTTACGGTAACTGATGATAATTATATTAACAATACATGGTATTTAGAAATTAATGGAACCATTGATTTGTTAGAGGACTCTCAAATTATTCAAACGACCCAGAGTGATTTGGTTACAGATAACGATGGTAATATTTTTAGACGTCAAGAAGGTTTAGCTAATAAATATAGATATAATTATTGGGGATCTCCTGTCGGAAAAACACAAGCAACCAGTATTTCTGATAATAATCTGTCAACAAATACTAGTAATTCAGCTTTCAACTTAAGTTTACTTAAAGATAATGTTTTTACGCCAATGGAATTTACGACGTCTTATGACGAATTAGGTAAAATAAGCACCTATTGGACCTACATTTATCAAAGTGGAGTATCTTATTATAGTTGGGTGAATATTGGTGCTGCTTATGATGTTCCATCAGGATTTGGTTACATTCATAAAGGAACAGGTATTGGTACTACAGATTTTCAATACATTTTTGATGGGAAGCCAAATAATGGGACAATAATAGTTTCAGCAACAGATACCGGAGGTGCTGGATCTGTAGGTGGAACGTCAAGAACAACCTCATTATTAGGGAATCCATATCCCTCTGCACTAGGTGTTGGTGCCTTTATAAACGATAATAGCGCTGTTATTGGTGGAGAACTTTACTTGTGGGAACAGTGGGGAGGAGATTCACATGTGCTTAATCAATATCAAGGGGGGTATGCAACCGTTAATCTTACTGCAGGTATTAGAGCTTATCAATTTGTAGGTTTAAATGGGGATACTACAGGTGGTATAGCAGGAGTGAAAACGCCAGAATCTTATTTGTCTGTCGGGCAAGGTTTTATCGTTGAGGTTTTGAATGATGGTGATATAGAATTTAATAATTCGCAAAGGGTATTTAAAAAAGAAGCTTTAGGAGAGTCTGTCTTTTTTAGACAATCGCAAGTGGAAAATCAAATGGCTTCTATAACAGATGAAAATCCAATTAAAAAAATAAGATTACAATTAACCACAGCTAATGATTTAGGTAGAGAAATTGTTATGGGCTTTAATAGTGCGACTAATGATGACTTTGATTACGGTTTTGATGCTAAAGCATATGAGACTTTTCCTAACGATTTAACCATGACATTAGATAATAATCCAATGGTTATTCAGTCTTATGCTGATATTACAGCAGATAAAGTTGTAGCTCTAAATTTTGAGGCAGATGGCAGCGGAATGTATAGTATTCAGGCAATAGAGTTTGTTGATTTTCCAACGGATCAAGAGGTGTTTTTAAGAGACAATTTTAATAATATTTATTACGATTTGACTTCAGATCAAGCGTATAGTTTTGCTTCAGAAGCAGGTGTTTTTGCTGATAGGTTTGATGTTGTATTCCAATCTGCAGAAACCTTAAGTACTGATGGTTTTGAAATGGACATAGATAATGTTTCAGTCTTTTATCTTGATACTCAGGATCTGTTATTTGTAAAAGGATTAAATGTTACTGTTAAAGGATTAAAACTTTATAATACATTAGGGCAACAAGTTTATAATAGTACTTCAGTAACTAATCAACTATTAGAAAATGGCTTAAGTTTGACAAACTTAAGTACAGGGTTGTATGTGGTAAGTATTACGATGGAAAATAATCAAACTTTAGAAAAAAAGATAATCTTAAAATAA
- the radA gene encoding DNA repair protein RadA, whose amino-acid sequence MAKVKTTFFCQNCGTQYSKWQGQCNACKEWNTIVEEVVQKPEKSEWKTPNNSSKRVSKPLRIKEIDSSKEARLDTLDGEFNRVLGGGIVPGSLTLLGGEPGIGKSTLLLQISLKLPYKTLYVSGEESQKQIKMRAERINPDNDSCYILTETKTQNIFKQIEALEPDIVIIDSIQTLHSDYIESSSGSISQVKECTTELIKFAKETNTPVILIGHITKDGNIAGPKILEHMVDTVLHFEGDRNHVFRILRAQKNRFGSTHELGIYEMQGSGLREVSNPSEILISKKDEELSGNAIAATLEGVRPLMIEVQALVSTAVYGTPQRSATGFNAKRLNMLLAVLEKRAGFRLGAKDVFLNITGGINVDDPAIDLAVVAAILSSNEDEALLANYCFAAEVGLSGEIRPVQRVEQRILEAEKLGFSTIFVSKYNKIALKDTAIKIQLISKIEDLVDLIIT is encoded by the coding sequence ATGGCAAAAGTAAAAACAACTTTTTTTTGTCAAAATTGCGGGACGCAATATTCAAAATGGCAAGGACAGTGTAATGCTTGTAAAGAGTGGAATACTATTGTGGAAGAGGTTGTACAAAAGCCTGAAAAAAGCGAATGGAAGACTCCTAATAACAGTTCAAAAAGGGTATCAAAACCTTTACGAATAAAGGAGATTGATTCTTCTAAGGAAGCTAGATTAGATACTTTAGATGGAGAGTTTAATCGTGTTTTAGGAGGAGGAATTGTACCTGGGTCTTTAACACTTTTGGGAGGAGAGCCCGGAATAGGTAAAAGTACGTTGTTGCTTCAGATTTCGTTAAAGTTGCCGTACAAAACATTATATGTTTCTGGAGAAGAAAGCCAGAAACAAATTAAAATGCGTGCGGAACGTATAAATCCAGACAACGATAGTTGTTATATTCTTACTGAAACAAAAACACAAAATATTTTTAAACAAATCGAAGCGTTAGAGCCCGATATTGTTATTATAGATTCCATTCAAACTTTACATTCTGATTATATAGAATCGTCAAGCGGAAGTATCAGTCAGGTTAAAGAATGTACTACAGAACTAATTAAATTTGCAAAGGAAACCAATACGCCTGTTATTTTGATTGGTCATATTACGAAGGACGGAAACATTGCTGGGCCTAAAATATTAGAACATATGGTGGATACGGTGCTTCATTTTGAAGGTGATCGGAACCATGTTTTTAGAATTTTGCGGGCGCAGAAAAATCGTTTTGGATCCACGCATGAATTAGGTATTTATGAAATGCAAGGTTCTGGATTAAGAGAAGTCTCTAATCCAAGTGAGATTTTAATATCTAAAAAAGACGAAGAATTATCTGGTAATGCGATTGCGGCTACTTTGGAAGGGGTGCGACCATTAATGATAGAAGTGCAAGCGTTAGTTAGTACTGCTGTTTATGGGACACCACAACGTAGCGCAACTGGTTTTAATGCAAAACGGTTAAACATGTTGCTAGCTGTACTAGAAAAACGAGCAGGTTTTAGATTGGGAGCAAAAGATGTGTTTTTAAATATAACAGGAGGTATTAATGTCGATGACCCTGCAATAGATTTAGCTGTGGTTGCTGCTATATTATCTTCAAATGAAGATGAAGCATTACTTGCTAATTATTGTTTTGCAGCGGAAGTTGGTCTATCTGGGGAAATTCGTCCAGTCCAACGTGTGGAGCAGCGTATTCTTGAGGCTGAAAAATTGGGGTTTTCTACCATATTTGTATCTAAATACAATAAAATAGCTTTGAAGGATACAGCAATCAAAATTCAATTGATCTCAAAAATTGAAGATTTGGTGGATTTGATTATTACTTAA
- a CDS encoding alpha/beta hydrolase translates to MKRILFLFVGLFITSNLVAQTIYKELNSEKLGETRQIKIQLPRNYDTSDKKYPVIYVFDADYLFEPVAGNVDYYAYWEDIPEAIVIGINQYGLRENDCYYSEQNSLPVETGAEFFEFISMELVPFINKTFRTENFKVAVGHGMSANFINYYLLKGIPLFQSYIVLSPELAPDMPKYLTEVISRLEQKTFYYLATTTDDAKGIQEQTEALSKSLKAIDNNNVLKTFDTFEGPSHYTLPAHAIPKALESIFLVFQPISKNEYKETILKLEGNPVDYLVEKYQMIDDLFGIQKPILINDFKAIEAAIKKNENWDYFEDLGKLARKEYPETLLGNYYLGRFYEETGSPKKAMKTYQSAYVLAEIAGITKDQVLELAEQIKADFGY, encoded by the coding sequence ATGAAACGTATTCTTTTTCTTTTTGTTGGCTTATTTATAACGTCAAACTTAGTTGCTCAGACAATATATAAAGAGCTTAATTCTGAAAAACTAGGAGAAACTAGGCAGATAAAAATTCAGTTACCTAGAAATTACGACACTTCAGATAAAAAATATCCTGTTATTTATGTTTTTGATGCAGATTATTTATTCGAGCCAGTAGCAGGTAACGTCGATTATTATGCCTATTGGGAAGATATACCAGAGGCGATTGTAATAGGTATTAATCAATATGGATTGCGTGAAAACGACTGCTATTATAGTGAGCAAAATTCTTTGCCAGTAGAGACGGGTGCCGAGTTTTTTGAATTTATTAGTATGGAGTTAGTTCCGTTTATAAACAAAACCTTTCGTACAGAAAATTTTAAGGTGGCAGTTGGACATGGTATGTCAGCAAACTTTATAAATTATTATTTATTAAAAGGGATTCCATTATTTCAATCTTATATTGTTTTAAGTCCAGAGTTAGCTCCAGATATGCCAAAGTATTTAACGGAGGTTATTTCTAGGTTGGAACAAAAAACATTTTATTATTTAGCGACAACTACAGATGATGCTAAAGGGATTCAGGAGCAAACAGAAGCTTTGTCTAAAAGCTTGAAAGCTATCGACAATAATAATGTACTTAAGACTTTTGATACTTTTGAAGGCCCATCACATTATACATTGCCTGCGCATGCTATTCCAAAAGCCTTGGAAAGTATATTTTTGGTCTTTCAGCCAATTAGTAAAAATGAATATAAAGAAACTATTCTAAAATTGGAAGGTAACCCCGTGGATTATTTAGTTGAAAAATATCAAATGATCGATGATTTATTTGGGATCCAAAAACCAATTTTAATTAATGATTTTAAAGCAATTGAAGCGGCTATTAAAAAGAATGAAAACTGGGACTATTTTGAAGACTTGGGCAAATTAGCTAGAAAAGAATATCCAGAAACACTACTTGGAAATTACTACTTAGGACGTTTTTATGAAGAAACAGGGTCTCCTAAAAAAGCAATGAAAACGTACCAGTCGGCTTATGTTTTAGCTGAAATTGCAGGTATTACTAAAGATCAAGTTTTAGAATTAGCAGAACAAATTAAAGCAGACTTTGGATATTAA
- a CDS encoding YbhN family protein, whose product MSKRPVTKFLKIILPILLGVFLIWYSLSKLSFGAIVSYAKNADYSYILLGVFFGLLSHLSRAYRWVFMLEPLGYKIKLGNSVMAVFATYLINYTIPRAGEVARASILTNYEDVPFEKGFGTIVAERIADMIVMLGIIAVTLFMQFDFIYNFLVNKFDLVKIIIGAVGMLLVGLLFVLIIKRSTSKIAVKIKNFVNGLIEGALSIFKMKKKWAFIFHTLFIWTMYMLMFYVTTLAFSDLSTIPFGAILIGFILATFSVAATNGGIGSYPEAIVIAFSLFSLPEDSSRAFGWIMWSSSTLLIFICGGISLLYLPFFNRDK is encoded by the coding sequence ATGTCCAAAAGGCCAGTAACTAAATTTTTAAAAATCATACTCCCAATTTTATTGGGAGTTTTTTTGATTTGGTATTCTTTGTCAAAACTGTCTTTTGGAGCTATTGTTAGTTATGCTAAAAATGCAGATTATAGTTATATTTTGTTAGGTGTTTTTTTTGGTTTATTAAGTCATTTATCAAGAGCTTATCGTTGGGTTTTTATGCTTGAGCCTTTAGGCTACAAAATTAAACTAGGTAATAGTGTCATGGCTGTTTTTGCAACTTATTTAATAAATTATACTATTCCAAGAGCGGGAGAAGTTGCGAGAGCATCTATTTTAACAAATTATGAAGATGTGCCATTCGAAAAAGGATTTGGTACCATTGTCGCAGAGCGCATTGCTGACATGATTGTAATGTTAGGGATTATAGCGGTAACATTGTTTATGCAGTTTGATTTTATATATAATTTTTTAGTAAATAAATTTGATCTTGTTAAAATTATAATTGGAGCTGTTGGGATGTTATTGGTTGGGTTGCTTTTTGTTTTAATAATAAAAAGAAGTACTTCTAAGATTGCAGTAAAGATTAAAAATTTTGTAAATGGATTGATTGAAGGGGCATTAAGTATCTTTAAAATGAAGAAAAAGTGGGCATTTATATTTCATACCCTGTTTATTTGGACCATGTATATGTTAATGTTTTATGTTACAACACTGGCTTTTTCTGATTTAAGTACAATTCCGTTTGGAGCTATTTTGATTGGTTTTATTTTAGCGACATTTAGTGTTGCGGCTACCAATGGAGGTATTGGTTCCTATCCAGAGGCTATTGTTATAGCTTTTTCACTGTTCAGTTTGCCAGAAGATTCCAGTCGAGCCTTCGGATGGATTATGTGGAGCTCTAGCACACTGTTGATTTTTATTTGTGGAGGAATCTCGTTATTGTATCTTCCGTTTTTTAACCGAGACAAATAA
- the panD gene encoding aspartate 1-decarboxylase — protein MQIQVVKSKIHRVKVTGADLNYIGSITIDEDLMDAANIIQGEKVQIVNNNNGARLETYAIPGPRNSGEITLNGAASRLVAKDDILILITYAFMDIEEAKVFKPSLVFPNETNNLLK, from the coding sequence ATGCAAATACAAGTAGTAAAATCTAAAATACACAGAGTAAAAGTAACAGGTGCTGACCTGAATTATATTGGTAGTATAACTATTGATGAAGATTTAATGGATGCGGCAAATATTATTCAAGGAGAAAAAGTGCAAATTGTAAATAATAATAATGGTGCGCGATTAGAAACCTATGCAATACCTGGGCCTAGAAACAGCGGAGAAATCACATTAAATGGTGCGGCATCAAGATTAGTGGCTAAAGATGATATCTTGATTTTAATCACTTATGCTTTTATGGATATTGAGGAAGCAAAAGTTTTTAAGCCATCATTGGTGTTTCCTAATGAGACCAATAACTTATTAAAGTAA
- the panC gene encoding pantoate--beta-alanine ligase: MLVFTNKNKIDAHISSLKKEGNKIGFVPTMGALHQGHLSLIKEGLLSNSVMVVSIFVNPTQFDNVADLDKYPRTLEADIKLLETLSENIVVYAPSVDDIYEGDTKAQSFSFDGLEFEMEGRFRKGHFDGVGTIVKRLFEIVKPDNAYFGEKDFQQLAIIRKLVEKQQLPVIVVGCKIHREANGLAMSSRNVRLKPEYSLSAPFIYETLEAAQEKFGTKSANIITEWVHKQFAKHDLLELEYFIIADVDTLKTVKRKNKNKTYRAFIAVYADDIRLIDNIALN, translated from the coding sequence ATGCTTGTATTTACTAATAAAAACAAAATTGATGCCCACATTTCTTCTTTAAAAAAAGAGGGAAACAAAATTGGTTTTGTGCCGACAATGGGCGCTTTACATCAGGGTCACCTGTCTTTAATCAAGGAAGGGTTGTTAAGTAATAGTGTCATGGTAGTTAGCATTTTTGTTAATCCTACACAGTTTGATAACGTAGCCGATTTGGATAAGTACCCAAGAACTTTGGAAGCTGATATTAAACTTTTAGAAACGTTGTCTGAAAATATAGTAGTTTATGCCCCCAGTGTAGATGATATTTATGAAGGTGATACTAAAGCCCAATCGTTTAGTTTTGATGGTTTAGAGTTTGAAATGGAAGGTCGTTTTAGAAAGGGCCATTTTGATGGTGTTGGGACTATTGTTAAGCGATTATTTGAAATAGTAAAACCTGATAATGCTTATTTTGGTGAGAAAGATTTTCAACAATTAGCAATTATTAGGAAGTTGGTTGAGAAGCAACAATTACCTGTGATTGTTGTGGGGTGTAAAATCCATAGAGAGGCTAACGGTTTAGCTATGAGTTCTAGAAATGTACGCTTAAAACCAGAGTACAGTTTGTCAGCGCCTTTTATATATGAAACGTTAGAGGCTGCTCAAGAAAAGTTTGGCACAAAAAGTGCTAATATAATTACGGAATGGGTTCATAAACAATTTGCGAAACATGATTTGTTGGAATTGGAATATTTTATAATAGCGGATGTGGACACATTAAAAACAGTTAAACGAAAAAACAAAAATAAAACCTATAGAGCGTTTATTGCAGTTTATGCAGACGACATAAGATTAATAGATAATATCGCTCTAAATTAA